The following are encoded in a window of Dioscorea cayenensis subsp. rotundata cultivar TDr96_F1 chromosome 16, TDr96_F1_v2_PseudoChromosome.rev07_lg8_w22 25.fasta, whole genome shotgun sequence genomic DNA:
- the LOC120279353 gene encoding sodium/hydrogen exchanger 4-like yields MGLVLRIILLALGTIFSSTDTICTLQVLHQDETPLLYSLVFGEGVVNDATSVVLFNAIQKIDASHMDSHKALSVLKDFLYLFSTSTMLGVAAGLLTAYALRALYFGRHSTDREIALMVLMAYLSYMLAEILQLSGILTVFFCGIVMSHYAWYNVTEKSRITTRHTFATLSFIAETFIFLYVGMDALDIEKWKMTKTNTQTSFGIYSSVMLLTLLGRAAFVFPLSALSNYMSSDAGKSLITIKHQIVIWWAGLMRGAVSIALAFKQFTSSGVAWNPVTATMITSTVVVVLFSTLVFGILTKPLIDHLLPPHAQEHQNNKHEMNNSPREELNLPLLSRDDSWPTDAGRRLYSSSRIPPNIGTPARLRFLLADVLQVYISQLHITAWIIFTASQLNRHFVTVCSMNVPELHTAYFHL; encoded by the exons ATGGGCTTGGTATTGAGGATTATCTTG TTAGCTCTAGGAACAATTTTCTCTTCGACAGACACAATCTGTACACTGCAG GTCTTGCATCAGGATGAGACTCCTCTTCTATACAGTCTGGTGTTTGGGGAAGGAGTTGTAAATGATGCTACGTCTGTGGTTCTTTTTAATGCTATCCAAAAAATTGATGCTTCACACATGGACTCTCACAAAGCACTCTCTGTACTCAAAGATTTCCTCTACTTATTTTCAACTAGTACTATGCTTGGGGTTGCT GCTGGACTTTTGACTGCTTATGCACTTAGAGCCCTATATTTTGGTAG GCACTCGACTGATCGTGAAATAGCTTTAATGGTCTTGATGGCATATCTCTCTTACATGTTGGCAGAG ATATTGCAGTTGAGTGGCATCCTCACTGTCTTCTTTTGTGGCATTGTAATGTCGCATTATGCATGGTACAATGTGACTGAAAAGTCAAGAATCACAACGAG GCATACATTTGCTACATTATCATTCATCGCAGAAACATTCATCTTTCTATATGTGGGAATGGATGCTCTTGATATAGAGAAATGGAAAATGACAAAGACCAA CACACAGACATCCTTTGGCATTTACAGTTCCGTGATGCTCCTAACATTGCTTGGACGAGCTGCATTCGTGTTCCCCCTGTCTGCTCTATCCAACTACATGAGCTCAGATGCTGGAAAGTCATTAATCACAATCAAACACCAG ATTGTAATCTGGTGGGCAGGGCTGATGAGAGGAGCTGTTTCTATTGCCTTAGCATTCAAGCAG TTCACATCCTCTGGTGTTGCATGGAATCCAGTTACTGCAACAATGATCACCAGCACTGTTGTTGTTGTCCTTTTCAGCACTTTG GTGTTTGGAATCCTAACAAAGCCACTTATAGATCACCTTCTACCTCCTCATGCACAAGAACATCAAAACAACAAGCATGAGATGAACAACAGCCCCAGAGAAGAATTAAACCTTCCATTGCTATCAAGAGATGATAGCTGGCCAACAG ATGCAGGGAGGAGGCTGTACAGTTCCAGTAGAATTCCCCCAAACATTGGCACACCAGCTAGGCTCCGGTTTCTTCTTGCCGATGTACTCCAAGTTTATATTAGCCAGCTCCACATCACTGCATGGATAATCTTTACTGCAAGTCAGCTTAATCGCCACTTCGTTACGGTATGTTCCATGAATGTTCCTGAACTTCACACAGCTTATTTTCACCTTTGA
- the LOC120279125 gene encoding sodium/hydrogen exchanger 4-like, which produces MGFMAMIGDEDHDSRVLSISVFVAVLCLCIVAGHLLEEHRWFNESIIAILIGWITGAVVLLLSKGKKSHILRFNEEVFFIYILPPIIFNAGFQVKKKEFFRNFFTIMLFGVIGVFISFAIISAALKLTFPL; this is translated from the exons ATGGGGTTCATGGCGATGATCGGAGATGAGGATCATGACAGCAGGGTGCTGTCGATCTCGGTGTTCGTCGCTGTGCTCTGCCTCTGCATCGTCGCCGGTCACTTGCTCGAGGAGCACCGCTGGTTCAACGAATCCATCATTGCCATTCTCATT GGATGGATTACTGGAGCTGTTGTATTGTTGCTGAGCAAAGGGAAAAAGTCTCATATTCTTAGGTTCAATGAGgaagtgttttttatttatattcttccACCTATAATCTTCAATGCCGG GTTTCAGGTAAAGAAGAAGGAGTTTTTCCGTAATTTTTTCACCATCATGCTTTTTGGAGTAATTGGTGTGTTTATTTCATTCGCCATTATATCAGCAg CATTGAAGCTCACATTTCCGTTGTAA
- the LOC120279354 gene encoding fasciclin-like arabinogalactan protein 7: protein MSLNIIFTAAITIVILSTLSPTNAQIAAAPSLSPSSAPAPAPAPPFVNLANLLSVAGPFNTFLNYITQTKVIQTFQNQANDTKQGLTLFVPKDSAFSSLNQSTLSNLTSDQLKSLLLFHAFPKYYSLSDFKTLTATPINTFAGGSYPLNLTDVAGLIKVHSDWTNPKISSSVYSTFPVAVYELDQVLLPQSIFSTTPLVALAPAPAPDISPASDLAPSLSGLSPKSSESVNNESSASAICINLLNYFIFAVAGGFMLML from the coding sequence ATGTCACTGAACATAATCTTTACAGCAGCAATAACCATTGTAATTCTCTCAACACTTTCCCCTACAAATGCTCAGATTGCTGCTGCACCATCTTTATCTCCATCTTCGGCTCCGGCCCCTGCCCCGGCTCCACCCTTCGTCAACCTCGCAAATCTTTTATCTGTTGCCGGCCCTTTCAACACTTTCCTCAACTACATAACTCAAACCAAAGTCATCCAAACATTTCAAAACCAAGCCAATGACACTAAACAAGGATTAACACTTTTCGTACCCAAAGATTCGGCTTTCTCTTCTCTCAATCAATCCACATTATCAAATCTCACTTCAGACCAGCTCAAATCTCTTCTCCTCTTCCATGCATTCCCTAAATACTACTCACTTTCAGACTTCAAAACCTTAACTGCCACTCCTATCAATACTTTTGCTGGTGGTTCATATCCACTCAATCTCACTGATGTTGCTGGCCTGATCAAAGTGCATTCAGATTGGACAAACCCCAAAATTAGCAGCAGTGTGTACTCTACATTCCCGGTTGCGGTTTACGAACTCGATCAAGTTCTTCTGCCTCAATCAATTTTCAGTACAACACCATTGGTTGCGCTTGCACCAGCACCTGCACCCGATATTTCTCCGGCCTCTGATTTAGCTCCAAGTCTCTCCGGCTTATCACCGAAATCTTCAGAGTCTGTGAACAATGAGTCTTCTGCTTCTGCAATCTGCATCAATCTACTGAATTACTTCATTTTCGCTGTTGCCGGTGGTTTTATGCTCATGTTGTGA